Sequence from the Anaerolineae bacterium genome:
GAAGGCCCGGCCGATCTGCTCCTTGCCCATGATGAAGCGGGCCCCCTCGACCTCGGGGTAGTAGACTGCCTGCCCGGTGAGCTTAGTGATCTTGGGAGACAGCGCCGCCTCACTGCCGCGGGGGGCCAGTAGCTGCCCGATCACGTGCAGCTCCCGGTACCCCACCGACTCCACCCGGTCCACGATGATCGCCTGGCCCACCAGGACCAGGATGGTGTCCTCGGGCCCGTCGGCCAGCGCCTGACCGGTCAGCCGCGTCTGTCCCATCTGCAGGCTGACCTTGGTGCCCCGAGGTATGGGGATGACGCTGCCCACGTCGTGCATCTCGATGCGGGTGAGGGCGGGGGCCAGATCCTCGGGGATGACGATGGCGCCCACGTCGTGAATCGAGGTGATGCCACTCAGGTCCTCGGGGGTCTTGGCGGACGACAGGTCCAGCAGCCCCATGTCTCGGATGGTGCCTCGGTGCTCCGACATCGGTTCCTCCTTTGCCGCGGCCCTGGTGAGGGGCCGAGTTGGGTCGCTCTGACCCAACAGACGTACGCCCGGGCTAGAGTGTTGGCTCCAGCGCGGCCCGGAGGTCCGCCGCCTCCTGATTCTGGCGCCGGCCCTCGAGGTTGGCAATGCCCGGTGTCAGCCGGCCCGCGATCCCCAGGACAGACATGCCCAGGCCGCCGGCGACCCACCACAGCCGCAGGCCGAAGATGTCACTAAGCGGCCCAGCGACCGCCAGCCCCAGGGGCATGGCCGCCCAGGCCAGGCCCCTGCCCACAGACAGAACCCGTCCCTGCATCTCGGCGGGCACCATGGCCTGCACCAACGCCACCATCGGACCATTGATCAGAGAGTCGAGGGGGCGAGCAAACCTGGTGGCACGGAGCCTGCAAGACGACATAACTCCAGAGGAAGCGCGAAGAGGCGACATCGGTCGGCATGTCGAGGAGGCGGTCTGGGCGAGGCTGCGGCGAGACTCACCTTGAGGGGTGCGCGCCCCAGGCGTGCATCGCCCGGGGCTCACCTGCCTGGCTGAGACGATGCCGCAGTACGAATGGGCGCTTGCGACACGCTCCGGCCTGTGCTAGGCTTCGCCCTGCCCTTAACAAGCCTTAACTAAGACCCTGGCAACGTCGCCAGACGACAGGAGACAATGGAGACCACACCTACCATTGAGCCACCTGAGTCCGTCGTAGCCCAAAGGTGTCTTGAGTTCTGGCACCACATCCGCAGCCCGAAGCCGTCCCTACGCCTGCCAGTGTCCCTACCCGACTCCTTCTGGCGCAGCTATGGGACTCACATCGCAGTCGGGCTAGTGGTCATTCTGACGATAGTCTGTCCCCAGCTATCCAACCCGGTGACGGGGCTGTCTCTCCCTCGAAGCCTGCCGGGCTTCAGCAGCCGCGAGTACCTGGAGGACGTGCGGCTGCTAGATCGAGGCGGGCGCCCGGCGCCGGCGGTGATGCCCGACCTGGTCCTCCAACGGGCCGGTGTGGTCCATACCATCAAGGGCAGCTACCCCGAGTGGGAGTCGCGGGTATATCGGGTGGAGAATGGTGATACCCTCTCTGGCATCGCGGCCCGCTTTGGCCTGAGCATGAAGACGGTGTTGTGGGCTAATGAAGCCCTGGTCAAAGCTCCCGACTCCCTATCCATCGGCCAGGAGTTGGTGATCTTGCCGGTGGACGGGGCCTACCACACCGTCGCCCAGGGCGAGACGCTCCAGGCCATCGCCGACAGATACAAGGTGGACCCTGAGGTCATCTTGAGCTACGGCGGGAACGAGATCGAGGATCCGGCCCATCTCGTGGCGGGGACTAAGCTGATCGTTCCTGGGGCCGAACTGCCTGAGCCCCCGCCGCGAGTGGTGGCGGTGCCCGCTCAGGAGCGCACCTACACCGCCCGGGTGGCCAATCCTCAGGAGGGCAGCGGCAGCTTCATCTGGCCAGTTAGCGGCTACATCAGCCAGGGCGTGCACTCCGGTCACGTGGCGGTGGACATCGCCGGGAACCGAGGCTCTCCGGTGGTGGCAGCGGACAGCGGAACGGTGACCTTGGTCTCCTGGATGAGGACGAGCTACGGCTATCACGTGATCGTGGACCATGGCAACGGGCTGGAGACTCTCTACGCCCACCTGGATAGCATCAGCGTGGAAGTGGGGCAGAACGTCGCCAAAGGCGAGGCCATCGGCACCCGTGGCAGCACCGGCCGGTCCACCGGGCCTCATCTGCACTTCGAGGTGCGCGAGAACGGGGTCAAGCGCAATCCGTTCAGCTACCTACCGTGAGTAAAGGCGCGTGACTCGTGATGAGTGACGGGCACGCGTACCCGGTCAATGGTCACGCATCACGAGTCATTCTGCCTTTCCCAACCCGCTATCGCCCACTACAATACGCGGTGTGAAGCGCCCTCGCACCCCAGCAGGGCCGGCCCCTAGGCGGTCGGCCAACGGCGACTACCATCTCTACCGCCCGCTCGTGTTCCGCACTCCGGTAGGCGGGGTCCGCCTCTATACTAAGCCGGGCATCTTCTCCTGGGATCGTCCCGACGGTGCCGCCAATCTGGCCCTACGGGCAATCGAGAACGACGGCCTCCCCCGCGGCACCCGACTGCTGGACCTGGGGTGCGGGAACGGCATCATCGGGTTCGGTTGCCTCCAGCTGCAGCCCGGCATCGAGCTGCACCTGGCCGACTCCAGCTATGCTGCCTGTACCGCCGTCTCCCTCAGCCTGGAGCGCCTCGGCTATGGGGGCCGCATCTGGTTCAGCGATGTGGCACGGGACTTGCCCCAGGAACAGACCTTCGACGTGGTAGTGGCCAACCTCCCTCGGGGAAGGGCGCTGGGAGAGCAGTTCATCCGAGAGGCGTGGCACAGGCTGGAGCCGGGAGGGCGGTTCTACCTGGCCGGCTCCAAAGGCACCGGCATACTCACCCGCATCGCCACTCTGGAGGAGTGGTTCGGCAATGCCCAGATGGTCGGGGTGACCGCCAACTACCGGGTGGCCCGGGCCCTCAAGCCTCCCGGGGGCTTCCCTCCCCCTCCCGGCGATTACCACCAGTGGCGGGTGGCGACCATGCAGGCCCGCGGCCGGCGGTGGGAGTACGTGACCAAGCCGGGGGTCTTCTCCTGGCGCCGTCTCGACGCGGGGACGAGGCGTCTGCTGGC
This genomic interval carries:
- a CDS encoding M23 family metallopeptidase, with product METTPTIEPPESVVAQRCLEFWHHIRSPKPSLRLPVSLPDSFWRSYGTHIAVGLVVILTIVCPQLSNPVTGLSLPRSLPGFSSREYLEDVRLLDRGGRPAPAVMPDLVLQRAGVVHTIKGSYPEWESRVYRVENGDTLSGIAARFGLSMKTVLWANEALVKAPDSLSIGQELVILPVDGAYHTVAQGETLQAIADRYKVDPEVILSYGGNEIEDPAHLVAGTKLIVPGAELPEPPPRVVAVPAQERTYTARVANPQEGSGSFIWPVSGYISQGVHSGHVAVDIAGNRGSPVVAADSGTVTLVSWMRTSYGYHVIVDHGNGLETLYAHLDSISVEVGQNVAKGEAIGTRGSTGRSTGPHLHFEVRENGVKRNPFSYLP
- a CDS encoding methyltransferase; protein product: MKRPRTPAGPAPRRSANGDYHLYRPLVFRTPVGGVRLYTKPGIFSWDRPDGAANLALRAIENDGLPRGTRLLDLGCGNGIIGFGCLQLQPGIELHLADSSYAACTAVSLSLERLGYGGRIWFSDVARDLPQEQTFDVVVANLPRGRALGEQFIREAWHRLEPGGRFYLAGSKGTGILTRIATLEEWFGNAQMVGVTANYRVARALKPPGGFPPPPGDYHQWRVATMQARGRRWEYVTKPGVFSWRRLDAGTRRLLAHVQVRDGERVLDLGCGAGQVGLVAHGLADGVEVVMVDDSLPAVRAAERTARHNHLERARVMPSDAGSAVIGERFDVVATNPPFHLGPAVEYDVAEQFIQDARDVLGPKGRLYLVSNAFLPHDKTMEAMFRRVEVVHQDSFFKVVLGARPVGRVKNRQKPPLVAEP